In a genomic window of uncultured Sphaerochaeta sp.:
- the uxaC gene encoding glucuronate isomerase, translating to MKPFMDENFLLQTKTAQALYHEHAKGEMIFDYHCHLNPSEIANDKRFTTITDAWLGGDHYKWRAMRANGTPEALVTGKDADPYDKFLAWAATMENSLGNPLYHWTHLELQRYFGIKEVLNTKNAKAIYEEANHQFKVNENLSVKGIMKQFKVYAVGTTDDPADDLAYHQQIASQKDFPSKVIPSFRPDKALNIEKDTFIAYVDSLAQASGKKIEQASDVVDALISRLDFFVSMGCKASDHALVTAPAIFRSENEVNAIFAKKLAGATLSEVEVEAYKTFVLTHLARAYAKRNIAMQLHFASIRDNNGLMFKALGPDTGYDASHDKELAQGLSAFLNNLSQTGEVPKTILYTLNPKDYYSLATLMGCYQDGIPGKMQLGSAWWFADHKDGMEEQMKLLGNVGLLPRFIGMLTDSRSFLSYSRHEYFRRILCNIFGTWAEEGEIPYDMDMLGSVVRNISFGNAKAYFEG from the coding sequence ATGAAACCATTTATGGATGAAAACTTTTTGCTGCAGACGAAAACAGCCCAGGCGCTCTACCACGAGCATGCCAAGGGCGAGATGATCTTTGATTATCACTGTCACCTCAACCCCAGTGAGATTGCAAACGACAAGCGCTTCACCACCATCACCGATGCGTGGTTGGGCGGCGATCACTACAAGTGGAGAGCCATGCGCGCCAACGGGACACCGGAAGCGCTGGTCACCGGAAAGGATGCCGATCCCTATGACAAGTTCCTCGCATGGGCCGCCACCATGGAGAACAGCCTGGGGAACCCGCTCTATCACTGGACCCATCTTGAGCTCCAGCGTTATTTCGGCATCAAGGAAGTGCTGAACACCAAGAACGCAAAGGCAATCTACGAGGAAGCCAACCACCAGTTCAAGGTGAACGAGAATCTTTCGGTGAAGGGCATCATGAAGCAGTTCAAGGTCTATGCGGTGGGCACCACCGATGACCCTGCCGACGATCTGGCTTACCACCAGCAGATAGCTTCCCAAAAGGATTTTCCCTCAAAAGTCATCCCCTCCTTCCGCCCGGACAAAGCGCTGAACATCGAAAAGGATACCTTCATCGCCTATGTCGATTCGCTGGCACAGGCCAGCGGCAAGAAGATCGAGCAGGCAAGTGATGTGGTTGATGCCCTTATCAGCCGCCTCGACTTCTTCGTGAGTATGGGTTGCAAGGCTTCAGACCATGCTTTGGTCACCGCCCCGGCAATTTTCAGAAGCGAAAACGAGGTCAATGCAATCTTTGCAAAGAAGCTTGCAGGAGCCACGCTCAGCGAAGTGGAAGTGGAAGCCTACAAGACATTCGTGCTCACCCATCTGGCCCGTGCCTATGCAAAGCGGAACATCGCGATGCAGCTGCACTTTGCCTCAATCAGGGATAACAACGGTCTCATGTTCAAGGCCCTTGGCCCCGATACCGGCTATGATGCCTCCCACGACAAGGAACTTGCCCAGGGCTTGAGCGCTTTCCTGAACAATCTCTCCCAGACCGGCGAGGTCCCCAAGACCATCCTCTACACCCTGAATCCGAAAGACTACTACTCTCTTGCAACGCTCATGGGTTGTTATCAGGATGGAATTCCGGGCAAGATGCAACTGGGCTCTGCCTGGTGGTTTGCAGACCACAAGGATGGGATGGAAGAGCAGATGAAACTTCTGGGCAACGTCGGCTTGCTCCCCCGGTTCATCGGTATGCTCACCGACAGCCGTTCCTTCCTCTCGTACTCCCGCCATGAGTACTTCAGGAGAATCCTGTGCAATATCTTCGGCACCTGGGCCGAGGAAGGGGAAATCCCCTATGATATGGATATGTTGGGAAGTGTCGTGAGAAACATCTCCTTCGGCAACGCCAAGGCATACTTTGAGGGGTAA